A single region of the Pan troglodytes isolate AG18354 chromosome 18, NHGRI_mPanTro3-v2.0_pri, whole genome shotgun sequence genome encodes:
- the BCAR1 gene encoding breast cancer anti-estrogen resistance protein 1 isoform X14: MTVLEQDTQGLDGWWLCSLHGRQGIVPGNRLKILVGMYDKKPAGPGPGPPATPAQPQPGLHAPAPPASQYTPMLPNTYQPQPDSVYLVPTPSKAQQGLYQVPGPSPQFQSPPAKQTSTFSKQTPHHPFPSPATDLYQVPPGPGGPAQDIYQVPPSAGMGHDIYQVPPSMDTRSWEGTKPPAKVVVPTRVGQGYVYEAAQPEQDEYDIPRHLLAPGPQDIYDVPPVRGLLPSQYGQEVYDTPPMAVKGPNGRDPLLEVYDVPPSVEKGLPPSNHHAVYDVPPSVSKDVPDGPLLREETYDVPPAFAKTKPFDPARTPLVLAAPPPDSPPAEDVYDVPPPAPDLYDVPPGLRRPGPGTLYDVPRERVLPPEVADGGVVDSGVYAVPPPAEREAPAEGKRLSASSTGSTRSSQSASSLEVAGPGREPLELEVAVEALARLQQGVSATVAHLLDLAGSAGGTGSWRSPSEPQEPLVQDLQAAVAAVQSAVHELLEFARSAVGNAAHTSDRALHAKLSRQLQKMEDVHQTLVAHGQALDAGRGGSGATLEDLDRLVACSRAVPEDAKQLASFLHGNASLLFRRTKAPAPGPEGGGTLHPNPTDKTSSIQSRPLPSPPKFTSQDSPDGQYENSEGGWMEDYDYVHLQGKEEFEKTQKELLEKGSITRQGKSQLELQQLKQFERLEQEVSRPIDHDLANWTPAQPLAPGRTGGLGPSDRQLLLFYLEQCEANLTTLTNAVDAFFTAVATNQPPKIFVAHSKFVILSAHKLVFIGDTLSRQAKAADVRSQVTHYSNLLCDLLRGIVATTKAAALQYPSPSAAQDMVERVKELGHSTQQFRRVLGQLAAA, encoded by the exons ATGACGGTGCTGGAGCAGGACACGCAGGGCCTGGACGGCTGGTGGCTCTGCTCGCTGCATGGGCGCCAGGGCATCGTGCCTGGGAACCGCCTCAAGATCTTGGTGGGCATGTATGATAAGAAGCCAGCAGGGCCTGGCCCCGGCCCTCCTGCCACCCCGgcccagcctcagcctggccTCCATGCCCCAGCGCCTCCGGCCTCCCAGTACACGCCCATGCTCCCCAACACCTACCAGCCCCAGCCAGACAGCGTCTACCTGGTGCCCACTCCCAGCAAGGCTCAGCAAGGCCTCTACCAAGTCCCGGGTCCCAGCCCTCAGTTCCAGTCGCCCCCAGCCAAGCAGACATCCACCTTCTCGAAGCAGACACCCCATCACCCGTTTCCCAGCCCGGCCACAGACCTGTACCAGGTGCCCCCAGGGCCTGGAGGCCCTGCCCAGGATATTTACCAGGTGCCACCTTCTGCCGGGATGGGGCATGACATCTACCAGGTCCCCCCGTCCATGGACACACGCAGCTGGGAAGGCACGAAGCCCCCGGCAAAG GTGGTGGTGCCCACCCGCGTGGGGCAGGGCTATGTATACGAGGCCGCCCAGCCGGAGCAGGACGAGTACGACATCCCGCGACACCTGCTGGCCCCAGGGCCACAGGACATCTATGATGTGCCCCCGGTTCGGGGGCTGCTTCCCAGCCAGTATGGCCAGGAG GTGTATGACACACCCCCCATGGCTGTCAAGGGTCCCAATGGCCGAGACCCGTTGCTGGAGGTGTATGACGTGCCCCCCAGTGTGGAGAAGGGCCTGCCACCGTCCAACCACCACGCA GTCTACGACGTTCCTCCATCGGTGAGCAAGGATGTGCCCGATGGCCCACTGCTGCGTGAGGAGACCTACGATGTGCCCCCCGCCTTCGCCAAGACCAAGCCCTTTGACCCGGCCCGCACCCCACTGGTACTGGCTGCGCCCCCTCCAGACTCCCCGCCGGCCGAGGACGTGTATGACGTGCCGCCCCCGGCTCCTGACCTCTACGACGTGCCCCCTGGCTTGCGGCGGCCTGGCCCGGGCACCCTGTACGATGTGCCCCGTGAACGGGTGCTTCCTCCTGAGGTGGCTGATGGTGGCGTGGTCGACAGTGGTGTGTATGCGGTGCCTCCCCCAGCTGAACGTGAAGCCCCGGCAGAGGGCAAGCGCCTGTCGGCCTCCAGCACCGGCAGCACACGCAGCAGCCAGTCTGCGTCCTCCTTGGAGGTGGCAGGGCCGGGCCGGGAACCCCTGGAGCTGGAAGTTGCTGTGGAGGCCCTGGCACGGCTGCAGCAGGGTGTGAGCGCCACCGTTGCCCACCTTCTGGACCTGGCAGGCAGCGCCGGTGGGACTGGGAGCTGGCGTAGCCCCTCTGAGCCACAGGAGCCGCTGGTGCAGGACCTGCAGGCTGCTGTGGCCGCCGTCCAGAGTGCCGTCCACGAGCTGTTGGAGTTTGCCCGCAGCGCGGTGGGCAATGCTGCCCACACATCTGACCGTGCCCTGCATGCCAAGCTTAGCCGGCAGCTGCAGAAGATGGAGGACGTGCACCAGACGCTGGTGGCACATGGTCAGGCCCTCGACGCTGGCCGGGGAGGCTCTGGAGCCACCCTTGAGGACCTGGACCGGCTGGTGGCCTGCTCGCGGGCTGTGCCCGAGGACGCCAAGCAGCTGGCCTCCTTCCTGCATGGCAATGCCTCACTGCTCTTCAGACGGACCAAGGCCCCTGCCCCGGGGCCTGAGGGGGGTGGCACCCTGCACCCCAACCCCACTGACAAGACCAGCAGCATCCAGTCACGACCCCTGCCCTCACCCCCTAAGTTCACCTCCCAGGACTCGCCAGATGGGCAGTACGAGAACAGCGAGGGGGGCTGGATGGAGGACTATGACTACGTCCACCTACAG GGGAAGGAGGAGTTTGAGAAGACCCAGAAGGAGCTGCTGGAAAAGGGCAGCATCACGCGGCAGGGCAAGAGCCAGCTGGAGTTGCAGCAG ctgaAGCAGTTTGAACGACTGGAACAGGAGGTGTCACGGCCCATAGACCACGACCTGGCCAACTGGACGCCAGCCCAACCCCTGGCCCCGGGGCGAACAGGCGGCCTGGGGCCCTCGGACCGGCAGCTGCTGCTCTTCTACCTGGAGCAGTGTGAGGCCAACCTGACCACACTGACCAACGCCGTGGACGCCTTCTTTACCGCCGTGGCCACCAACCAGCCGCCCAAGATCTTTGTGGCGCACAGCAAGTTCGTCATCCTCAGCGCCCACAAGCTGGTGTTCATCGGGGACACACTGTCACGGCAGGCCAAGGCTGCTGACGTGCGCAGCCAGGTGACCCATTACAGCAACCTGCTGTGCGACCTCCTGCGCGGCATCGTGGCCACCACCAAGGCCGCTGCCTTGCAGTACCCATCGCCTTCCGCGGCCCAGGACATGGTGGAGAGGGTCAAGGAGCTGGGCCACAGCACCCAGCAGTTCCGCCGCGTCCTAGGCCAGCTGGCAGCCGCCTGA
- the BCAR1 gene encoding breast cancer anti-estrogen resistance protein 1 isoform X12, which translates to MTVLEQDTQGLDGWWLCSLHGRQGIVPGNRLKILVGMYDKKPAGPGPGPPATPAQPQPGLHAPAPPASQYTPMLPNTYQPQPDSVYLVPTPSKAQQGLYQVPGPSPQFQSPPAKQTSTFSKQTPHHPFPSPATDLYQVPPGPGGPAQDIYQVPPSAGMGHDIYQVPPSMDTRSWEGTKPPAKVVVPTRVGQGYVYEAAQPEQDEYDIPRHLLAPGPQDIYDVPPVRGLLPSQYGQEVYDTPPMAVKGPNGRDPLLEVYDVPPSVEKGLPPSNHHAVSKCQGNARARLRLWGVWVYDVPPSVSKDVPDGPLLREETYDVPPAFAKTKPFDPARTPLVLAAPPPDSPPAEDVYDVPPPAPDLYDVPPGLRRPGPGTLYDVPRERVLPPEVADGGVVDSGVYAVPPPAEREAPAEGKRLSASSTGSTRSSQSASSLEVAGPGREPLELEVAVEALARLQQGVSATVAHLLDLAGSAGGTGSWRSPSEPQEPLVQDLQAAVAAVQSAVHELLEFARSAVGNAAHTSDRALHAKLSRQLQKMEDVHQTLVAHGQALDAGRGGSGATLEDLDRLVACSRAVPEDAKQLASFLHGNASLLFRRTKAPAPGPEGGGTLHPNPTDKTSSIQSRPLPSPPKFTSQDSPDGQYENSEGGWMEDYDYVHLQGKEEFEKTQKELLEKGSITRQGKSQLELQQLKQFERLEQEVSRPIDHDLANWTPAQPLAPGRTGGLGPSDRQLLLFYLEQCEANLTTLTNAVDAFFTAVATNQPPKIFVAHSKFVILSAHKLVFIGDTLSRQAKAADVRSQVTHYSNLLCDLLRGIVATTKAAALQYPSPSAAQDMVERVKELGHSTQQFRRVLGQLAAA; encoded by the exons ATGACGGTGCTGGAGCAGGACACGCAGGGCCTGGACGGCTGGTGGCTCTGCTCGCTGCATGGGCGCCAGGGCATCGTGCCTGGGAACCGCCTCAAGATCTTGGTGGGCATGTATGATAAGAAGCCAGCAGGGCCTGGCCCCGGCCCTCCTGCCACCCCGgcccagcctcagcctggccTCCATGCCCCAGCGCCTCCGGCCTCCCAGTACACGCCCATGCTCCCCAACACCTACCAGCCCCAGCCAGACAGCGTCTACCTGGTGCCCACTCCCAGCAAGGCTCAGCAAGGCCTCTACCAAGTCCCGGGTCCCAGCCCTCAGTTCCAGTCGCCCCCAGCCAAGCAGACATCCACCTTCTCGAAGCAGACACCCCATCACCCGTTTCCCAGCCCGGCCACAGACCTGTACCAGGTGCCCCCAGGGCCTGGAGGCCCTGCCCAGGATATTTACCAGGTGCCACCTTCTGCCGGGATGGGGCATGACATCTACCAGGTCCCCCCGTCCATGGACACACGCAGCTGGGAAGGCACGAAGCCCCCGGCAAAG GTGGTGGTGCCCACCCGCGTGGGGCAGGGCTATGTATACGAGGCCGCCCAGCCGGAGCAGGACGAGTACGACATCCCGCGACACCTGCTGGCCCCAGGGCCACAGGACATCTATGATGTGCCCCCGGTTCGGGGGCTGCTTCCCAGCCAGTATGGCCAGGAG GTGTATGACACACCCCCCATGGCTGTCAAGGGTCCCAATGGCCGAGACCCGTTGCTGGAGGTGTATGACGTGCCCCCCAGTGTGGAGAAGGGCCTGCCACCGTCCAACCACCACGCAGTGAGCAAATGCCAGGGCAATGCCAGGGCCAGGCTGaggctgtggggtgtctgg GTCTACGACGTTCCTCCATCGGTGAGCAAGGATGTGCCCGATGGCCCACTGCTGCGTGAGGAGACCTACGATGTGCCCCCCGCCTTCGCCAAGACCAAGCCCTTTGACCCGGCCCGCACCCCACTGGTACTGGCTGCGCCCCCTCCAGACTCCCCGCCGGCCGAGGACGTGTATGACGTGCCGCCCCCGGCTCCTGACCTCTACGACGTGCCCCCTGGCTTGCGGCGGCCTGGCCCGGGCACCCTGTACGATGTGCCCCGTGAACGGGTGCTTCCTCCTGAGGTGGCTGATGGTGGCGTGGTCGACAGTGGTGTGTATGCGGTGCCTCCCCCAGCTGAACGTGAAGCCCCGGCAGAGGGCAAGCGCCTGTCGGCCTCCAGCACCGGCAGCACACGCAGCAGCCAGTCTGCGTCCTCCTTGGAGGTGGCAGGGCCGGGCCGGGAACCCCTGGAGCTGGAAGTTGCTGTGGAGGCCCTGGCACGGCTGCAGCAGGGTGTGAGCGCCACCGTTGCCCACCTTCTGGACCTGGCAGGCAGCGCCGGTGGGACTGGGAGCTGGCGTAGCCCCTCTGAGCCACAGGAGCCGCTGGTGCAGGACCTGCAGGCTGCTGTGGCCGCCGTCCAGAGTGCCGTCCACGAGCTGTTGGAGTTTGCCCGCAGCGCGGTGGGCAATGCTGCCCACACATCTGACCGTGCCCTGCATGCCAAGCTTAGCCGGCAGCTGCAGAAGATGGAGGACGTGCACCAGACGCTGGTGGCACATGGTCAGGCCCTCGACGCTGGCCGGGGAGGCTCTGGAGCCACCCTTGAGGACCTGGACCGGCTGGTGGCCTGCTCGCGGGCTGTGCCCGAGGACGCCAAGCAGCTGGCCTCCTTCCTGCATGGCAATGCCTCACTGCTCTTCAGACGGACCAAGGCCCCTGCCCCGGGGCCTGAGGGGGGTGGCACCCTGCACCCCAACCCCACTGACAAGACCAGCAGCATCCAGTCACGACCCCTGCCCTCACCCCCTAAGTTCACCTCCCAGGACTCGCCAGATGGGCAGTACGAGAACAGCGAGGGGGGCTGGATGGAGGACTATGACTACGTCCACCTACAG GGGAAGGAGGAGTTTGAGAAGACCCAGAAGGAGCTGCTGGAAAAGGGCAGCATCACGCGGCAGGGCAAGAGCCAGCTGGAGTTGCAGCAG ctgaAGCAGTTTGAACGACTGGAACAGGAGGTGTCACGGCCCATAGACCACGACCTGGCCAACTGGACGCCAGCCCAACCCCTGGCCCCGGGGCGAACAGGCGGCCTGGGGCCCTCGGACCGGCAGCTGCTGCTCTTCTACCTGGAGCAGTGTGAGGCCAACCTGACCACACTGACCAACGCCGTGGACGCCTTCTTTACCGCCGTGGCCACCAACCAGCCGCCCAAGATCTTTGTGGCGCACAGCAAGTTCGTCATCCTCAGCGCCCACAAGCTGGTGTTCATCGGGGACACACTGTCACGGCAGGCCAAGGCTGCTGACGTGCGCAGCCAGGTGACCCATTACAGCAACCTGCTGTGCGACCTCCTGCGCGGCATCGTGGCCACCACCAAGGCCGCTGCCTTGCAGTACCCATCGCCTTCCGCGGCCCAGGACATGGTGGAGAGGGTCAAGGAGCTGGGCCACAGCACCCAGCAGTTCCGCCGCGTCCTAGGCCAGCTGGCAGCCGCCTGA
- the BCAR1 gene encoding breast cancer anti-estrogen resistance protein 1 isoform X5: MLTHRPQAAEQRGRTPGPSFEWNVLAKALYDNVAESPDELSFRKGDIMTVLEQDTQGLDGWWLCSLHGRQGIVPGNRLKILVGMYDKKPAGPGPGPPATPAQPQPGLHAPAPPASQYTPMLPNTYQPQPDSVYLVPTPSKAQQGLYQVPGPSPQFQSPPAKQTSTFSKQTPHHPFPSPATDLYQVPPGPGGPAQDIYQVPPSAGMGHDIYQVPPSMDTRSWEGTKPPAKVVVPTRVGQGYVYEAAQPEQDEYDIPRHLLAPGPQDIYDVPPVRGLLPSQYGQEVYDTPPMAVKGPNGRDPLLEVYDVPPSVEKGLPPSNHHAVYDVPPSVSKDVPDGPLLREETYDVPPAFAKTKPFDPARTPLVLAAPPPDSPPAEDVYDVPPPAPDLYDVPPGLRRPGPGTLYDVPRERVLPPEVADGGVVDSGVYAVPPPAEREAPAEGKRLSASSTGSTRSSQSASSLEVAGPGREPLELEVAVEALARLQQGVSATVAHLLDLAGSAGGTGSWRSPSEPQEPLVQDLQAAVAAVQSAVHELLEFARSAVGNAAHTSDRALHAKLSRQLQKMEDVHQTLVAHGQALDAGRGGSGATLEDLDRLVACSRAVPEDAKQLASFLHGNASLLFRRTKAPAPGPEGGGTLHPNPTDKTSSIQSRPLPSPPKFTSQDSPDGQYENSEGGWMEDYDYVHLQGKEEFEKTQKELLEKGSITRQGKSQLELQQLKQFERLEQEVSRPIDHDLANWTPAQPLAPGRTGGLGPSDRQLLLFYLEQCEANLTTLTNAVDAFFTAVATNQPPKIFVAHSKFVILSAHKLVFIGDTLSRQAKAADVRSQVTHYSNLLCDLLRGIVATTKAAALQYPSPSAAQDMVERVKELGHSTQQFRRVLGQLAAA, from the exons AACGTGCTGGCCAAAGCCCTCTATGACAATGTGGCCGAGTCCCCGGATGAGCTCTCCTTCCGCAAGGGCGACATCATGACGGTGCTGGAGCAGGACACGCAGGGCCTGGACGGCTGGTGGCTCTGCTCGCTGCATGGGCGCCAGGGCATCGTGCCTGGGAACCGCCTCAAGATCTTGGTGGGCATGTATGATAAGAAGCCAGCAGGGCCTGGCCCCGGCCCTCCTGCCACCCCGgcccagcctcagcctggccTCCATGCCCCAGCGCCTCCGGCCTCCCAGTACACGCCCATGCTCCCCAACACCTACCAGCCCCAGCCAGACAGCGTCTACCTGGTGCCCACTCCCAGCAAGGCTCAGCAAGGCCTCTACCAAGTCCCGGGTCCCAGCCCTCAGTTCCAGTCGCCCCCAGCCAAGCAGACATCCACCTTCTCGAAGCAGACACCCCATCACCCGTTTCCCAGCCCGGCCACAGACCTGTACCAGGTGCCCCCAGGGCCTGGAGGCCCTGCCCAGGATATTTACCAGGTGCCACCTTCTGCCGGGATGGGGCATGACATCTACCAGGTCCCCCCGTCCATGGACACACGCAGCTGGGAAGGCACGAAGCCCCCGGCAAAG GTGGTGGTGCCCACCCGCGTGGGGCAGGGCTATGTATACGAGGCCGCCCAGCCGGAGCAGGACGAGTACGACATCCCGCGACACCTGCTGGCCCCAGGGCCACAGGACATCTATGATGTGCCCCCGGTTCGGGGGCTGCTTCCCAGCCAGTATGGCCAGGAG GTGTATGACACACCCCCCATGGCTGTCAAGGGTCCCAATGGCCGAGACCCGTTGCTGGAGGTGTATGACGTGCCCCCCAGTGTGGAGAAGGGCCTGCCACCGTCCAACCACCACGCA GTCTACGACGTTCCTCCATCGGTGAGCAAGGATGTGCCCGATGGCCCACTGCTGCGTGAGGAGACCTACGATGTGCCCCCCGCCTTCGCCAAGACCAAGCCCTTTGACCCGGCCCGCACCCCACTGGTACTGGCTGCGCCCCCTCCAGACTCCCCGCCGGCCGAGGACGTGTATGACGTGCCGCCCCCGGCTCCTGACCTCTACGACGTGCCCCCTGGCTTGCGGCGGCCTGGCCCGGGCACCCTGTACGATGTGCCCCGTGAACGGGTGCTTCCTCCTGAGGTGGCTGATGGTGGCGTGGTCGACAGTGGTGTGTATGCGGTGCCTCCCCCAGCTGAACGTGAAGCCCCGGCAGAGGGCAAGCGCCTGTCGGCCTCCAGCACCGGCAGCACACGCAGCAGCCAGTCTGCGTCCTCCTTGGAGGTGGCAGGGCCGGGCCGGGAACCCCTGGAGCTGGAAGTTGCTGTGGAGGCCCTGGCACGGCTGCAGCAGGGTGTGAGCGCCACCGTTGCCCACCTTCTGGACCTGGCAGGCAGCGCCGGTGGGACTGGGAGCTGGCGTAGCCCCTCTGAGCCACAGGAGCCGCTGGTGCAGGACCTGCAGGCTGCTGTGGCCGCCGTCCAGAGTGCCGTCCACGAGCTGTTGGAGTTTGCCCGCAGCGCGGTGGGCAATGCTGCCCACACATCTGACCGTGCCCTGCATGCCAAGCTTAGCCGGCAGCTGCAGAAGATGGAGGACGTGCACCAGACGCTGGTGGCACATGGTCAGGCCCTCGACGCTGGCCGGGGAGGCTCTGGAGCCACCCTTGAGGACCTGGACCGGCTGGTGGCCTGCTCGCGGGCTGTGCCCGAGGACGCCAAGCAGCTGGCCTCCTTCCTGCATGGCAATGCCTCACTGCTCTTCAGACGGACCAAGGCCCCTGCCCCGGGGCCTGAGGGGGGTGGCACCCTGCACCCCAACCCCACTGACAAGACCAGCAGCATCCAGTCACGACCCCTGCCCTCACCCCCTAAGTTCACCTCCCAGGACTCGCCAGATGGGCAGTACGAGAACAGCGAGGGGGGCTGGATGGAGGACTATGACTACGTCCACCTACAG GGGAAGGAGGAGTTTGAGAAGACCCAGAAGGAGCTGCTGGAAAAGGGCAGCATCACGCGGCAGGGCAAGAGCCAGCTGGAGTTGCAGCAG ctgaAGCAGTTTGAACGACTGGAACAGGAGGTGTCACGGCCCATAGACCACGACCTGGCCAACTGGACGCCAGCCCAACCCCTGGCCCCGGGGCGAACAGGCGGCCTGGGGCCCTCGGACCGGCAGCTGCTGCTCTTCTACCTGGAGCAGTGTGAGGCCAACCTGACCACACTGACCAACGCCGTGGACGCCTTCTTTACCGCCGTGGCCACCAACCAGCCGCCCAAGATCTTTGTGGCGCACAGCAAGTTCGTCATCCTCAGCGCCCACAAGCTGGTGTTCATCGGGGACACACTGTCACGGCAGGCCAAGGCTGCTGACGTGCGCAGCCAGGTGACCCATTACAGCAACCTGCTGTGCGACCTCCTGCGCGGCATCGTGGCCACCACCAAGGCCGCTGCCTTGCAGTACCCATCGCCTTCCGCGGCCCAGGACATGGTGGAGAGGGTCAAGGAGCTGGGCCACAGCACCCAGCAGTTCCGCCGCGTCCTAGGCCAGCTGGCAGCCGCCTGA
- the BCAR1 gene encoding breast cancer anti-estrogen resistance protein 1 isoform X2 has product MNHLNVLAKALYDNVAESPDELSFRKGDIMTVLEQDTQGLDGWWLCSLHGRQGIVPGNRLKILVGMYDKKPAGPGPGPPATPAQPQPGLHAPAPPASQYTPMLPNTYQPQPDSVYLVPTPSKAQQGLYQVPGPSPQFQSPPAKQTSTFSKQTPHHPFPSPATDLYQVPPGPGGPAQDIYQVPPSAGMGHDIYQVPPSMDTRSWEGTKPPAKVVVPTRVGQGYVYEAAQPEQDEYDIPRHLLAPGPQDIYDVPPVRGLLPSQYGQEVYDTPPMAVKGPNGRDPLLEVYDVPPSVEKGLPPSNHHAVYDVPPSVSKDVPDGPLLREETYDVPPAFAKTKPFDPARTPLVLAAPPPDSPPAEDVYDVPPPAPDLYDVPPGLRRPGPGTLYDVPRERVLPPEVADGGVVDSGVYAVPPPAEREAPAEGKRLSASSTGSTRSSQSASSLEVAGPGREPLELEVAVEALARLQQGVSATVAHLLDLAGSAGGTGSWRSPSEPQEPLVQDLQAAVAAVQSAVHELLEFARSAVGNAAHTSDRALHAKLSRQLQKMEDVHQTLVAHGQALDAGRGGSGATLEDLDRLVACSRAVPEDAKQLASFLHGNASLLFRRTKAPAPGPEGGGTLHPNPTDKTSSIQSRPLPSPPKFTSQDSPDGQYENSEGGWMEDYDYVHLQGKEEFEKTQKELLEKGSITRQGKSQLELQQLKQFERLEQEVSRPIDHDLANWTPAQPLAPGRTGGLGPSDRQLLLFYLEQCEANLTTLTNAVDAFFTAVATNQPPKIFVAHSKFVILSAHKLVFIGDTLSRQAKAADVRSQVTHYSNLLCDLLRGIVATTKAAALQYPSPSAAQDMVERVKELGHSTQQFRRVLGQLAAA; this is encoded by the exons AACGTGCTGGCCAAAGCCCTCTATGACAATGTGGCCGAGTCCCCGGATGAGCTCTCCTTCCGCAAGGGCGACATCATGACGGTGCTGGAGCAGGACACGCAGGGCCTGGACGGCTGGTGGCTCTGCTCGCTGCATGGGCGCCAGGGCATCGTGCCTGGGAACCGCCTCAAGATCTTGGTGGGCATGTATGATAAGAAGCCAGCAGGGCCTGGCCCCGGCCCTCCTGCCACCCCGgcccagcctcagcctggccTCCATGCCCCAGCGCCTCCGGCCTCCCAGTACACGCCCATGCTCCCCAACACCTACCAGCCCCAGCCAGACAGCGTCTACCTGGTGCCCACTCCCAGCAAGGCTCAGCAAGGCCTCTACCAAGTCCCGGGTCCCAGCCCTCAGTTCCAGTCGCCCCCAGCCAAGCAGACATCCACCTTCTCGAAGCAGACACCCCATCACCCGTTTCCCAGCCCGGCCACAGACCTGTACCAGGTGCCCCCAGGGCCTGGAGGCCCTGCCCAGGATATTTACCAGGTGCCACCTTCTGCCGGGATGGGGCATGACATCTACCAGGTCCCCCCGTCCATGGACACACGCAGCTGGGAAGGCACGAAGCCCCCGGCAAAG GTGGTGGTGCCCACCCGCGTGGGGCAGGGCTATGTATACGAGGCCGCCCAGCCGGAGCAGGACGAGTACGACATCCCGCGACACCTGCTGGCCCCAGGGCCACAGGACATCTATGATGTGCCCCCGGTTCGGGGGCTGCTTCCCAGCCAGTATGGCCAGGAG GTGTATGACACACCCCCCATGGCTGTCAAGGGTCCCAATGGCCGAGACCCGTTGCTGGAGGTGTATGACGTGCCCCCCAGTGTGGAGAAGGGCCTGCCACCGTCCAACCACCACGCA GTCTACGACGTTCCTCCATCGGTGAGCAAGGATGTGCCCGATGGCCCACTGCTGCGTGAGGAGACCTACGATGTGCCCCCCGCCTTCGCCAAGACCAAGCCCTTTGACCCGGCCCGCACCCCACTGGTACTGGCTGCGCCCCCTCCAGACTCCCCGCCGGCCGAGGACGTGTATGACGTGCCGCCCCCGGCTCCTGACCTCTACGACGTGCCCCCTGGCTTGCGGCGGCCTGGCCCGGGCACCCTGTACGATGTGCCCCGTGAACGGGTGCTTCCTCCTGAGGTGGCTGATGGTGGCGTGGTCGACAGTGGTGTGTATGCGGTGCCTCCCCCAGCTGAACGTGAAGCCCCGGCAGAGGGCAAGCGCCTGTCGGCCTCCAGCACCGGCAGCACACGCAGCAGCCAGTCTGCGTCCTCCTTGGAGGTGGCAGGGCCGGGCCGGGAACCCCTGGAGCTGGAAGTTGCTGTGGAGGCCCTGGCACGGCTGCAGCAGGGTGTGAGCGCCACCGTTGCCCACCTTCTGGACCTGGCAGGCAGCGCCGGTGGGACTGGGAGCTGGCGTAGCCCCTCTGAGCCACAGGAGCCGCTGGTGCAGGACCTGCAGGCTGCTGTGGCCGCCGTCCAGAGTGCCGTCCACGAGCTGTTGGAGTTTGCCCGCAGCGCGGTGGGCAATGCTGCCCACACATCTGACCGTGCCCTGCATGCCAAGCTTAGCCGGCAGCTGCAGAAGATGGAGGACGTGCACCAGACGCTGGTGGCACATGGTCAGGCCCTCGACGCTGGCCGGGGAGGCTCTGGAGCCACCCTTGAGGACCTGGACCGGCTGGTGGCCTGCTCGCGGGCTGTGCCCGAGGACGCCAAGCAGCTGGCCTCCTTCCTGCATGGCAATGCCTCACTGCTCTTCAGACGGACCAAGGCCCCTGCCCCGGGGCCTGAGGGGGGTGGCACCCTGCACCCCAACCCCACTGACAAGACCAGCAGCATCCAGTCACGACCCCTGCCCTCACCCCCTAAGTTCACCTCCCAGGACTCGCCAGATGGGCAGTACGAGAACAGCGAGGGGGGCTGGATGGAGGACTATGACTACGTCCACCTACAG GGGAAGGAGGAGTTTGAGAAGACCCAGAAGGAGCTGCTGGAAAAGGGCAGCATCACGCGGCAGGGCAAGAGCCAGCTGGAGTTGCAGCAG ctgaAGCAGTTTGAACGACTGGAACAGGAGGTGTCACGGCCCATAGACCACGACCTGGCCAACTGGACGCCAGCCCAACCCCTGGCCCCGGGGCGAACAGGCGGCCTGGGGCCCTCGGACCGGCAGCTGCTGCTCTTCTACCTGGAGCAGTGTGAGGCCAACCTGACCACACTGACCAACGCCGTGGACGCCTTCTTTACCGCCGTGGCCACCAACCAGCCGCCCAAGATCTTTGTGGCGCACAGCAAGTTCGTCATCCTCAGCGCCCACAAGCTGGTGTTCATCGGGGACACACTGTCACGGCAGGCCAAGGCTGCTGACGTGCGCAGCCAGGTGACCCATTACAGCAACCTGCTGTGCGACCTCCTGCGCGGCATCGTGGCCACCACCAAGGCCGCTGCCTTGCAGTACCCATCGCCTTCCGCGGCCCAGGACATGGTGGAGAGGGTCAAGGAGCTGGGCCACAGCACCCAGCAGTTCCGCCGCGTCCTAGGCCAGCTGGCAGCCGCCTGA